A region of Arabidopsis thaliana chromosome 5, partial sequence DNA encodes the following proteins:
- a CDS encoding RNI-like superfamily protein, with translation MNSSDFPNDSRENRRINTDGEAIDALFMATEEAVTRDFLSGFQNQDVEMEERKSTEADVVKTGSDYWRDYEVKRNFKAAKHFALELHSDLKIVEKTEEEVEEEVIRDEDKSEFRKAKESIKKRRQEISTTSDMEIDLNVRRKAPSLVELSARVLAQNFLAIKSLKLVPDHLRKKLSYLVSGLGEFDTRLMELLIEDSPSEICAKNCVQLVEDDLVKIFCDCDRVSLKVLILDLCGRSMTDYTINQFFKRAPNGFPSLTTLSLQGAFCLTDNALLLISKSSPLLQYINLTECSLLTYRALRILADKFGSTLRGLSIGGCQGIKKHKGFSSSLYKFEKLNYLSVAGLVSVNDGVVRSFFMFRSSILTDLSLANCNEVTDECMWHIGRYCKKLEALDITDLDKLTDKSLEFITEGCRYLKSLKLTSNRFRFVQVSQFVLFVHNIR, from the exons ATGAATTCTTCCGATTTCCCCAACGATTCTCGAGAAAATCGTCGAATCAACACCGATGGAGAAGCGATCGATGCACTTTTCATGGCGACGGAGGAAGCTGTGACTCGTGATTTCCTATCAGGGTTTCAAAATCAAGACGTGGagatggaagaaagaaaaagcacCGAAGCAGACGTTGTTAAAACTGGTTCAGATTATTGGCGTGATTATGAAGTTAAGAGAAATTTTAAAGCTGCGAAACATTTTGCTCTTGAATTGCATTCAGATCTCAAGATTGTTGAAAAAACGGAGGAagaggtagaagaagaagtaataaGAGATGAAGATAAAAGTGAGTTTCGAAAAGCTAAAGAATCgatcaagaagagaagacaagaGATCTCTACAACAAGTGATATGGAGATAGATCTGAATGTACGAAGGAAAGCTCCTTCGCTTGTGGAGCTGAGTGCGAGAGTTCTTGCTCAGAATTTTTTAGCTATCAAGTCTTTGAAACTTGTTCCTGATCACTTGAGGAAGAAGCTCTCGTATCTTGTTAGTGGTTTAGGTGAATTCGATACACGTCTTATGGAGCTTTTGATTGAAGATTCTCCGAGTGAGATTTGCGCTAAGAACTGTGTCCAATTAGTGGAGGATGACTTGGTAAAGATCTTCTGTGACTGTGATAGAGTTAGCTTGAAG GTGTTGATTCTTGATCTTTGCGGAAGATCGATGACGGATTATACGATAAACCAGTTCTTTAAACGCGCGCCTAACGGATTCCCGTCATTGACTACGTTATCTCTTCAAGGAGCGTTCTGTTTAACAGACAATGCATTGTTGTTGATATCGAAATCATCTCCTCTGCTTCAGTATATTAACCTCACTGAATGCTCTCTTCTCACTTATCGTGCATTGAGGATTCTTGCTGATAAGTTTGGTTCAACTCTTAGAGGGCTTAGTATTGGTGGATGTCAAGGGATTAAAAAGCATAAAGGGTTTAGTAGCAGCCTGTATAAGTTCGAGAAATTGAACTATCTTTCGGTTGCGGGACTCGTTAGTGTTAATGATGGTGTTGTCAGAAGTTTCTTTATGTTCCGTAGTTCGATTCTCACTGATCTATCTCTCGCTAATTGCAA TGAGGTGACTGATGAATGCATGTGGCATATTGGGAGATATTGTAAGAAGCTAGAAGCTCTTGACATCACAGACTTGGATAAATTGACTGATAAGTCATTAGAGTTTATTACTGAGGGTTGCAGATATTTGAAATCACTCAAACTTACAAGTAACAGATTTAGGTTCGTACAAGTCTCccaatttgttctttttgtacATAACATCCGTTGA
- a CDS encoding RNI-like superfamily protein (RNI-like superfamily protein; BEST Arabidopsis thaliana protein match is: unknown protein (TAIR:AT2G06040.1); Has 30201 Blast hits to 17322 proteins in 780 species: Archae - 12; Bacteria - 1396; Metazoa - 17338; Fungi - 3422; Plants - 5037; Viruses - 0; Other Eukaryotes - 2996 (source: NCBI BLink).), with amino-acid sequence MNSSDFPNDSRENRRINTDGEAIDALFMATEEAVTRDFLSGFQNQDVEMEERKSTEADVVKTGSDYWRDYEVKRNFKAAKHFALELHSDLKIVEKTEEEVEEEVIRDEDKSEFRKAKESIKKRRQEISTTSDMEIDLNVRRKAPSLVELSARVLAQNFLAIKSLKLVPDHLRKKLSYLVSGLGEFDTRLMELLIEDSPSEICAKNCVQLVEDDLVKIFCDCDRVSLKVLILDLCGRSMTDYTINQFFKRAPNGFPSLTTLSLQGAFCLTDNALLLISKSSPLLQYINLTECSLLTYRALRILADKFGSTLRGLSIGGCQGIKKHKGFSSSLYKFEKLNYLSVAGLVSVNDGVVRSFFMFRSSILTDLSLANCNEVTDECMWHIGRYCKKLEALDITDLDKLTDKSLEFITEGCRYLKSLKLTSNRFSDECIAAFLEVSGGSLRELCLNKVRDVGPETAFSLAKVCKMLQFLDLSWCRRLKEDDLRRILRCCSSLQSLKLFGWTQVEDTYLEELSRSDVHITGLKLTSLYAHLDNFYPSVGAKFF; translated from the exons ATGAATTCTTCCGATTTCCCCAACGATTCTCGAGAAAATCGTCGAATCAACACCGATGGAGAAGCGATCGATGCACTTTTCATGGCGACGGAGGAAGCTGTGACTCGTGATTTCCTATCAGGGTTTCAAAATCAAGACGTGGagatggaagaaagaaaaagcacCGAAGCAGACGTTGTTAAAACTGGTTCAGATTATTGGCGTGATTATGAAGTTAAGAGAAATTTTAAAGCTGCGAAACATTTTGCTCTTGAATTGCATTCAGATCTCAAGATTGTTGAAAAAACGGAGGAagaggtagaagaagaagtaataaGAGATGAAGATAAAAGTGAGTTTCGAAAAGCTAAAGAATCgatcaagaagagaagacaagaGATCTCTACAACAAGTGATATGGAGATAGATCTGAATGTACGAAGGAAAGCTCCTTCGCTTGTGGAGCTGAGTGCGAGAGTTCTTGCTCAGAATTTTTTAGCTATCAAGTCTTTGAAACTTGTTCCTGATCACTTGAGGAAGAAGCTCTCGTATCTTGTTAGTGGTTTAGGTGAATTCGATACACGTCTTATGGAGCTTTTGATTGAAGATTCTCCGAGTGAGATTTGCGCTAAGAACTGTGTCCAATTAGTGGAGGATGACTTGGTAAAGATCTTCTGTGACTGTGATAGAGTTAGCTTGAAG GTGTTGATTCTTGATCTTTGCGGAAGATCGATGACGGATTATACGATAAACCAGTTCTTTAAACGCGCGCCTAACGGATTCCCGTCATTGACTACGTTATCTCTTCAAGGAGCGTTCTGTTTAACAGACAATGCATTGTTGTTGATATCGAAATCATCTCCTCTGCTTCAGTATATTAACCTCACTGAATGCTCTCTTCTCACTTATCGTGCATTGAGGATTCTTGCTGATAAGTTTGGTTCAACTCTTAGAGGGCTTAGTATTGGTGGATGTCAAGGGATTAAAAAGCATAAAGGGTTTAGTAGCAGCCTGTATAAGTTCGAGAAATTGAACTATCTTTCGGTTGCGGGACTCGTTAGTGTTAATGATGGTGTTGTCAGAAGTTTCTTTATGTTCCGTAGTTCGATTCTCACTGATCTATCTCTCGCTAATTGCAA TGAGGTGACTGATGAATGCATGTGGCATATTGGGAGATATTGTAAGAAGCTAGAAGCTCTTGACATCACAGACTTGGATAAATTGACTGATAAGTCATTAGAGTTTATTACTGAGGGTTGCAGATATTTGAAATCACTCAAACTTACAAGTAACAGATTTAG TGACGAATGTATTGCCGCGTTTCTTGAAGTCTCGGGAGGTTCTCTTAGAGAACTCTGCCTAAACAAAGTCCGAGAT gTTGGTCCAGAGACTGCTTTTTCGCTTGCCAAAGTTTGTAAGATGTTACAATTCTTGGACCTCTCGTGGTGTCGGAGACTCAAAGAAGATGACCTAAGACGGATTTTGCGTTGTTGCTCGTCACTTCAATCACTCAAGCTATTTGGATGGACGCAG GTGGAGGATACATATCTTGAAGAACTTTCAAGATCAGACGTTCATATTACCGGATTGAAACTGACTTCACTCTATGCTCACCTTGATAACTTTTACCCAAGTGTAGGTGCCAAGTTCTTCTGA
- a CDS encoding uncharacterized protein (unknown protein; Has 30201 Blast hits to 17322 proteins in 780 species: Archae - 12; Bacteria - 1396; Metazoa - 17338; Fungi - 3422; Plants - 5037; Viruses - 0; Other Eukaryotes - 2996 (source: NCBI BLink).): METGSSSPMMGRFTTSRKLLAISLSVLAVLSPLYIDRLSEEDLEEEEELFSFMFSFSLLLLLLILAIALSLYSDPSLTRFDPYWIHRLCGSFGGLLVILILLVFVLICKASG; encoded by the coding sequence ATGGAAACGGGATCATCCAGCCCGATGATGGGGAGGTTTACTACTTCCAGGAAGCTTTTGGCCATAAGCTTGTCGGTACTAGCCGTGCTCTCACCACTCTACATCGACAGATTATCAGAGGAAGATctagaagaggaagaagaactcTTCAGCTTTATGTTTTCcttctctctgcttctcctCTTGTTGATTTTAGCCATAGCCTTGTCCTTGTACAGTGACCCGAGCTTGACCAGGTTTGATCCTTACTGGATTCACAGGCTATGTGGTTCGTTTGGTGGATTGCTTGTCATCCTCATCCTTCTTGTTTTCGTCTTGATATGCAAAGCCTCTGGTTAG
- the YLMG2 gene encoding YGGT family protein (YLMG2; FUNCTIONS IN: molecular_function unknown; INVOLVED IN: biological_process unknown; LOCATED IN: chloroplast, membrane; CONTAINS InterPro DOMAIN/s: Protein of unknown function YGGT (InterPro:IPR003425); BEST Arabidopsis thaliana protein match is: YGGT family protein (TAIR:AT4G27990.1); Has 30201 Blast hits to 17322 proteins in 780 species: Archae - 12; Bacteria - 1396; Metazoa - 17338; Fungi - 3422; Plants - 5037; Viruses - 0; Other Eukaryotes - 2996 (source: NCBI BLink).), with protein sequence MEASANEPAMKSLKSNPSGPIPNFFVSLSSAFTQTPLVRSNKPNLLLLPPVADSVKLIQDFHQSLISATEKFKGFLHSLASKNPLFQEAVRLSSEFHILCDEIRLRNTTRVRFAMSNHGFAAVLPGDSVAGLVVANGLINFLNIYNTILVVRLVLTWFPSAPPAIVNPLSTLCDPYLNIFRGFIPPLGGLDLSPILAFLVLNAFTSSAMALPCELPSADGAVSPASSETKWVRRRRLSSHKDHRPSSASMT encoded by the exons ATGGAGGCGAGTGCGAATGAACCAGCTATGAAAAGCTTGAAATCCAATCCTTCAGGACCGATACCGAACTTTTTCGTATCGCTCTCTTCGGCATTTACGCAAACACCTCTTGTGCGTTCGAACAAACCCAATTTGCTTCTTCTACCACCAGTTGCAGACTCCGTCAAATTGATTCAAGACTTTCATCAGTCTCTGATTTCTGCTACTGAGAAATTTAAAGGATTCCTCCATTCGCTCGCCTCTAAGAACCCTCTCTTTCAGGAAGCGGTTCGCCTATCTTCCGAATTTCACATTTTGTGCGACGAG ATTCGTTTGAGAAACACTACAAGGGTGAGGTTTGCGATGTCTAATCACGGATTTGCAGCGGTTCTGCCTGGAGATTCAGTTGCAGGATTGGTGGTTGCTAATGGTTTGATCAATTTCCTCAACATATATAACACCATCCTTGTCGTCCGTCTAGTACTCACCTGGTTCCCGAGTGCTCCTCCTGCCATTGTTAACCCCCTCAG CACTTTATGTGATCCATACTTGAACATTTTCCGGGGATTCATACCGCCTCTTGGAGGATTAGATTTGTCTCCCATTTTGGCGTTCCTTGTTCTCAACGCCTTCACCAGCTCGGCTATGGCACTTCCTTGCGAACTCCCGTCAGCTGATGGAGCCGTTTCTCCAGCTTCTAGTGAGACAAAGTGGGTGAGAAGGAGAAGGTTGAGCAGCCACAAAGACCACAGACCGAGCTCAGCTTCTATGACCTGA
- the YLMG2 gene encoding YGGT family protein (YLMG2; FUNCTIONS IN: molecular_function unknown; INVOLVED IN: biological_process unknown; LOCATED IN: chloroplast, membrane; CONTAINS InterPro DOMAIN/s: Protein of unknown function YGGT (InterPro:IPR003425); BEST Arabidopsis thaliana protein match is: YGGT family protein (TAIR:AT4G27990.1).): MEASANEPAMKSLKSNPSGPIPNFFVSLSSAFTQTPLVRSNKPNLLLLPPVADSVKLIQDFHQSLISATEKFKGFLHSLASKNPLFQEAVRLSSEFHILCDEIRLRNTTRVRFAMSNHGFAAVLPGDSVAGLVVANGLINFLNIYNTILVVRLVLTWFPSAPPAIVNPLR, encoded by the exons ATGGAGGCGAGTGCGAATGAACCAGCTATGAAAAGCTTGAAATCCAATCCTTCAGGACCGATACCGAACTTTTTCGTATCGCTCTCTTCGGCATTTACGCAAACACCTCTTGTGCGTTCGAACAAACCCAATTTGCTTCTTCTACCACCAGTTGCAGACTCCGTCAAATTGATTCAAGACTTTCATCAGTCTCTGATTTCTGCTACTGAGAAATTTAAAGGATTCCTCCATTCGCTCGCCTCTAAGAACCCTCTCTTTCAGGAAGCGGTTCGCCTATCTTCCGAATTTCACATTTTGTGCGACGAG ATTCGTTTGAGAAACACTACAAGGGTGAGGTTTGCGATGTCTAATCACGGATTTGCAGCGGTTCTGCCTGGAGATTCAGTTGCAGGATTGGTGGTTGCTAATGGTTTGATCAATTTCCTCAACATATATAACACCATCCTTGTCGTCCGTCTAGTACTCACCTGGTTCCCGAGTGCTCCTCCTGCCATTGTTAACCCCCTCAGGTAA